The DNA region AGCGGCTATCTGGTGGCTCCATCATCGGGGGCGTACACATTCTACGTGGCGGCCGATGACTCGGCTGAGTTCCGTCTCAACTCCGCTGGAACCGATCCAGCCGGTGCTTCGACCATTTGCTCGGTGAATAGCTGGGTTAGCCAGTACAACTGGACGGCCAACGCATCGCAGACAAGCTCGGCGGTGACATTGACCGAAGGGCAGATGTACTATTACGAAGTGCTGCACAAAGAGGGTGGCGGAGGCGACCACGTGGCCGTGGCTTGGACCGGTCCAGGAATCGCGAGTCCTACTGTGATCTCCGGTGATGTGTTGGCAGTGGCTGATACGGTGTCAATTGTTGCCCAGCCTGAGGCCCAGACCACAACCTTGGGCGGATCAGTGAGCTTTGACATCAGTGTCGAGGGGGATGGTCCGTTTATCTACGAATGGATCTCAGGCTCCACCTCGTTTGGCGTGGGTTCTTCTTCGTCGTTGTCGCTTGAGAACGTTGGCGCAGGTCACGCAGGGGACTACTACTGCGTGGTGACATATCCTGGTGGCTCGCTGACCTCAGCTACCACAACGCTGACCATTACCGATGCTGGAATTCTTGCTGGCGGCGGATTGTGGCGTGATCAGTTCGACGGCATCGGTGGTGGTGCGATTACCGATTTGACCGGTAACAGCAATTACCCTCGCTTTCCTAGCTCCGGTGGCGTGATCACCAATGCGGAAAGTGCCAGCGGCATTGCCGATTCGTACGGGGCCCGTTGGACGGGTTGGGTTCGTCCGGATGTAACCGGAACCTATTACTTCTACATCACTTCGGACGATGCTTCGCAGTTGTGGCTCTCGACCGATGATCAACCTGCGAACAAGGTGCAGATTGCGAGTGTCGGTGGCTACACCGGTGCGCGTTCGTGGTCCTCTGGTGGTCAGTCGGTTGCGATCAGCTTGGTGGCTGGTGAGCGGTACTATATTGAAGTGCTGCACAAGGAAGGTGGCGGCGGCGACCACTGCGCGGTCGCATGGCGCAAGCCGGGCGATGCGGTGCCTGCCAATGGTTCGGCGCCTATCCCAAGTCAGTACCTCGAGTACTTCACTGGTGGTGTGCAGGGCTCGTCGGTGACGATGCCTCCTACTTTTGGAAGTACCTCGTATGCAATGAGCGTGGCGGAGAACTCTGGTGTGGGTGTTTCGGTGGGAACCGTGAGCGCTACTGATGCCGGTGGCAATACGCCGCTTACGTATTCGATCACTGCAGGTAACACCGGCTCGATGTTTGCGATCGATTCCAGCACCGGTGAAATCACTACCGCAGGGGATCCTGATTATGAGTCGCTGGACAGCTATTCGCTGACCGTGCGTGCGACGAATACACTGGGCGAAAGCGGCCAAGCCACCGTGAATGTTGCGGTGCTCAACCGTTTGGATGGCACTGGTAGCTGGGAAGTCGGTGTGGATGAAGGGACTCCGGTCGCTCTGAAATATGCGACCGGATTGGCTGGCAACACGACTGCCAGCGTGGATCTGTCCGCGATCAGTGGTGATGCCACTTATGAGTTCCTTGTTGATGCTGAAGATAACGGTCAGGCCGCACTGAATGTGTTGGCCGCGAATGGCTGGAGCCTTCGCTTTGAGCAGTGGAACAACACCGCTCGCCTCGGGATCACTCAGTCCGGCGTGGCCGACTGGCAATTTACCGCCGAGAGCGGGCAGTCGCTGGTTTCTCCATACGGGCGTCAGGTGCACATGGTTTACGTCGTGGATACCACTGCGGGAGAAACCCGTTTGTATGTCGATTCGGTGCTTGTCGGACGATTGAACCGCACGCCAAATCTGGCGAATGCTGCGGCAACGCTGGGTGATACGGGCATGCGCAACGACGCGGAGCCGGGGATTCTCGGATTTGCCGCTTATAACAGCGCACTCGATGCTACAGAAATTCAAGCCCACTATGATGATTGGCGCGGCGATGTGCCTAATGCGGCTCCGGTTGCTGACGACGCGACCTTCGCGCTCGATGAACAGCAAGTCGCCGGAACCGTGGTCGGCACAGTGACCGCCAGCGATACCAACGCGGGCGATGCGTTGACCTTTGCCATCACCTCGGGCGACCCTGCTGGTGACTTCGTGATCGATGCCGTTACCGGTGAGATCACGACTGCCGCGGAGTTGAACTACGACCTGGCAACCCAGTACGTGCTGGGTGTGACGGTGACTGATATCAACGGGCTCAGCGATATCGCGACCGTGACGGTGAACGTCAACAACCTGCCTGGCGGGGTTTCCGACTGGGAACTTGCGGTGGATGCCGGAGCAACAGTGCTGCACAAGCGCACGGCTTCGGTTCCTGGCAACTCGACAGTGAATGTGGACCTCTCCGCAATCTCCGGTGACGCGACCTATGAGTTTGTCGTGGATTCGGTGAACTATGGTCAGGTCTGGGGTAATTTGTTGGCCGCCAATGGTTGGCAGTTGCGCAACGAACAGTGGAATAACACCAACGAGCTCGGTGCTACCTTGAGTGGCAACGCCGACTGGAGGCTGACGGCCGAGACCGGTCAGTCTGTGGCAACCCCATACGGACGCGTTGCACACATCACCTATGTGGTGGACACCACGGCCGGCGAGTTGCGCGCATACGTCGATGGTGTGTTGGTTGGTCGATTGAGCCAGCAGCCTAACTTGAGCAATGCAGCTGCAGTGCTTGGATCCGCCAATGTGCGTAACGATAGCGAGCCGGGTATCCTGGTCTTTGCTGCTTACAACAGTGCCTTGGATGCTGCGGAAATCGCCGCTCACTCCGACGCTTGGTTTGGTAATGAGCCTGCCAACGCGGCTCCAACTGCGAATGATGGCTCGTTCTCGGTTGCTGAAAACCAGCCTGCTGGTACTGCGGTGGGAACGGTGAGTGCCACCGACCCGAATGCGGGCGATGTGCTTAGCTATGCGATCACCGCAGGTAACGCGGGGGGCGAATTCGCCATCGATGCCGCCACCGGAGCGATCACGACTACCGCAGCATTGGATTACGAGGCTGCGAGTGTCTACGCATTGACCGTGACTGTGACCGATAGCGGTGCGCTTAGCGACACGGCTGCGATCACCGTGACCGTGACCGATGAGAACGAAGCGCCGGTGGCAACTGGTGGATCGAGCTCGTTGCCGGAGAACGTGATTGCTGGATCGGCTGTCGCGACCGTCGCCGTGAGCGACGTGGATGCTGGCGACAGCGCGAGCTTCGCCATCACCAGTGGCAACACCGGTGGTGCGTTCGCAGTCGATGCAGCTGGTAACATCACCACAGCGACAGCTCTCGATTACGAAACCACCAGCAGCTACGCATTGGTCGTGACCGTCACCGATAACGGTGGCCTGACCGATACGGCAGCGCTGAACGTCAATGTGACCAACGTGAACGAGGCACCGGTTGCGACCGATGGCTCGGGTAGCCTGGCGGAAGACGCAACCGTGGGATCGGCCGTGGCGACCGTCGCGGTGAGCGATCCGGATGCCGGCGACAGCGCAAGCTTCGCCATCACCAGTGGTAACACCGGCGGTGCATTTGCCATCGATACGGCTGGTAATATCACCACCGCAACAGCGCTCGATTACGAAACCACCAGCAGCTACGCGTTGGTAGTGACCGTCACCGACGGTGGTGGCCTGACCGACACGGCGGCTGTGAACGTCAGCGTGACCAACGTCAACGAAGCGCCAGTGGCCAGCGATGGCTCGGGCAGCGTGGCGGAAGACGCGACTGTGGGAACCGCAGTGGCTACCGTCGCGGTGAGTGATCCGGATGCGGGCGACAGCGCAAGCTTCGCCATCACCAGCGGTAACACCGGCGGTGCATTCGCAATCGATGCTGTAACCGGTGCCATCACCACGGCTGCTGCATTGGACTACGAAACCACCAACAGCTACACGCTCGGTGTGAGCGTGACCGATGGCGGTGGATTGACCGACACAGCAACAGTCAATGTGTCAGTGACCAACGCCAATGAGTCGCCGGTCTTCGCCAGTGATCCAATCGTGGCGGCGGACGGAACAGCGTTGGTTGCTTATACCGGCACCCTGGCTGGCAGCGCGAGCGACCCGGATGCCGGCGACACGCTGAGCTTCAGCAAGGTCTCGGGGCCAGCCTGGCTCTCGGTTGCTACTGATGGTGCGCTCTCGGGAACACCGGCTGTCAGTGATGCATGGCTCAACTCGTTCACCGTCGAGGTGAGCGATGGCAACGGCGGCACGGCTCAGGCAACCCTTCAGATCACCGTGGCGGCTACCAGCGTGGTGCTCTTCGACGACTTCGAAGGATATGACGTGGAGAACCCATCGGACTTCTCGGTTGGCGGCACGCCGACAGGAAACTGGACGGCAAGCAACACGGCGTCGAACGCGACCCGTATCTTCGACACCCCGAACTACGGCGGCACCCGCTTGTGGATCAGCAACGTCGATGGCAGCAGCATCACCAGCTCTGGTGCGACGGTTGCGGAAAACACACACTACAGCTTGTCTGCGGTGCTGTTGACCGAGACGGCAACAGCCGGGCGCACGCTGAATGCAACCTACGACGTGCTCGTCGGTCAGGATGCGGCATCGGCCACCAGTATCATTGGCGGACCACAGGCTGTGGTGACCAATGGAGATGACTGGCAGACGCCGGATTCGAAAGATGACCATGTGTTCACCCAGAGCTTCCAGACCGGAGCGCTCAACCCGGGAGACCAGTTGTTCGTGCGCTTCACTCGCGTGGGCACTGCGGTGACTGGTGGTTGGTTTGGTGTGGACGACGTGATGGTCGACACCGTGGGCGCCAACAGCGCACCAGTAGCAAATGACGCCACCTTCGCTGTGGCTGAAAACGAAGCGGCTGGCGCGGCTGTGGGAACCGTGACCGCAACTGATGCGGATACGGCCGATACGCTCAGCTATGCCATCACCGCGGGTAACGACGGTGGTGAATTCGCCATCGACAGTGCGACCGGTGAGATCACCACGACCGCTGTGTTCGATTACGAAACCGCTGCCAGTTATGCACTGACCGTGACGGTCACCGATGGCAGTGCCGCAACCGACACCGCGGCTGTGACCGTCAACGTGACCGACGTCAATGAAGCGCCGGTTGCTGAAGATAACAGCGGCAGCCTGGCGGAAGATGCGACAGTTGGTGCTGCGGTGGCAACCGTGGCGGCCAGCGACGTCGATGCCGGATCCGTGCTCAGCTACGCGATCACCGCGGGTAACGAGTCGGGTGCATTTGCAATCGATGCCGGAACTGGTGCGATCACCACGGCTGCGGCTCTCGATTTCGAGACCACTCCAAGCTACGCGTTGACCGTCACCGTGACGGATAACGGAACACCAGCACTCAGCGACACCGCTGCGGTGGCTGTGACCGTGACCAACGTCAACGAGGCACCGGTTGCCAACGATGGCAGCGGCAGCGTTGATGAAAACGTCAGCGTCGGCACCGTGGTGGCAACCGCTACCTCATCGGATGTCGATGCCGGTGACACGCTCAGCTATGCGATTACCGCTGGTAACACCGGTGGTGCGTTCGCAATCGACAGCAACAGCGGTGTGATTACCACGGCCGGAGCGATCGATTACGAAGCGGTGAGCAGTTATGCGCTGACCGTGACGGTGACAGATGCCGGTGGCTTGAGCGACACCGCTGTGGTGAACGTGAGCGTGAACGACATCAACGAAGTGACCGCGCCAGTGGTTGCGACGGGAGTTGCCAGCGCGGTGACCCAGACATCGGCCGATGTGGCCTACACCATCAGTGATGATGGAGGCGACGCACCGGCAGTGACTGTCTACTACGGTGAGACCGACGGCGGCCAAGTGGCTGGCAACTGGAGCAACAGCATCGCCCAGGGCAACCAGGCGGCAGGAAGCTACAACGCCGCGCTTACTGGGTTGACCGCAGGCACCACCTACTACTTCACCGTCCAGGCCAGCAACAGTGCCGGCACCGTGTGGGGCAGCAGTGGATCATTCACTACTGAAGCAGATACCTCGCCGAAGTTGGTGCGCACCACCGTCAGTGCGGTGAGCAGCAGCACGTGGACGACCGTGGATCTCGGTCAGAGCTACAACTCGGCAGTGATCGTGGCGACTCCGATCTATCCAAACATTAGCACGCCACCAGTGGTGACCCGCATCCGCAATGTTAGCGGCAGCAGCTTCGATCTCAAGATCGACCGCGCCGACGGGCTGACCGGTGAGGTGACCATTGATGTGTCGGTGATCGCTGTGGAGGAAGGGGTCTACACCCAGGCCACCGACGGCGTGACCATGGAAGCGGTGAAGTACACCTCGACCGTGACTGCGGAGAACAACAGCTGGGTGGCGGAAGCCCGCGCGTACCAGAACAGCTACACCAATCCGGTGGTCGTTGGTCAGGTGATGAGCGCGAACGACGCCAACTGGTCCGTGTTCTGGAGCATGGGGAGCTCGCGTCAGAACCCAGTGGATGCCTCGAACTTGAACGTAGGCAAGCACGTGGGTGAAGATCCGAATGCGACCCGCGCTGATGAGACCATTGGTTACATCGTGATCGAGTCCGGCAACGGAACGATCAACGGAGTGGCCTACGAGGCCGGGTTGGGTGCGGATAACGTGCGCGGCTTCGATAACAGTTCGGCTCCATACACCTATGACCTGAGCGGAACGCTGGGCAGCGCGAGTGCCGCCGCCCTGAGTATCTCGGGTATGGACGGTGGTGACGGTGCATGGGCGGTGCTCTCGGGTGCGAATCCGATCACGCCGACAGTGCTTGGCCTGCACGCCCTCGAAGATCAGATGGGCGACAGCGATCAGAGGCACACCACTACGCAAGTAGGATACCTCGTGTTCGAGTAATCCATTACGCTAGCAGCGAAACCTTAATCACCCGTCACTGGAGCGATCCAGTGGCGGGTGATTGTTTATGAGCGGGGCGACTGGTGGTGGCTTTTTGGGAACCGCAGATGGCGCTGATTTGCGCGGAAGGGGGATGACGGTGTTTCGAGTGGAGTGACGGTGTCCTCAACGTCGGGTGAAGTGCGCGGTTAGCGATAGGGGGGGGAGAGGTCGCTGCGCTCCGGCCTGGATGTCGACGAGGACGTCGAGCCTCCAAAAATGTGACGGACTGCGACTGGCGTGACGGTGTCCCCACCGTCGGCAGTGGGTGGCGAGCGTCGAGCGCTTTGGCGGGACGTGGCATTTGGTTGCCGCGAAGTTGAGTCTGCTGGCCAAAGCGGCTGGAAAGGTTGGGCGCAAATGGTTCTGCGGCCACCGTCCTTCGGTGTTGATGTGCTTCAGCGATGGTTAGAAATCGCTGAGCCGTGAGTGAAACGACGAGCCCGCGTGGTCGCTGAAGCCGTGCGGGATTTGTTGTGCCCAGAAGGTGTGGTGATCCGGGCGAAACCGCGTGGAATCGGTCCATTTGAGGGAGAATCTGCGGGAATTGGCGGAGGCGGAGTGAAATGGCTTGCCGATGAGCTGCCGGGTGCGCAGAGTATCGCGGATGGTTAGAAATGATGCGTGTCCCGGTTTTACAAGCAGATGAGCTGTCGGGTGTGCAGGGTGTCGCAGATGGTTAGAAATGATGCATGTCCCGGTTTTACAAGCAGATGAGCTGTCGGGTGTGCAGGGTGTTGCAGATGGTTAGAAATTATGCGTGTCTCGGTTTTAAACGTGCTGCATAAAGCCTGCGGGATGCCCGATCTTCATTATCTCTGGCTCAAAATGCGTCAGATCTCACTGCAGAGATGACGGAGATCCAAAACATTTTGGTTGAAAACGCGGCTCCCCGGACTACTCAACTATTTTCACTCGTTCCATCCTCTTGATTGCAAATACTCGATCAGCCCGCCTGAGGTAGCAATACCCTTCCACACACAGAGAGTACCCCACCTGCTTTAGGCCAGTCGGCTTAATCGAGCGCTTACTCCTCGTCCCATCGCGTTTGGAGTAACTAAAAGCAATTACTAAGCTCTCAGATACAGCGTATGTAATGAGCTCCAACCGATCAGAAAAAGCCGGCCTATTTACAGGGGGAATGTATTTACCACCAGTTGACACATCTCTCCCACCGTGTGCCTGACTATGGCACCTCACACATAAATATTCTAGGTTGTCGAGTCGATGACTCCCCCCACGAGACACGGGAACAGTGTGATGAACATGTTTCTCAACGTTCACCTTCATGCACTTTTGGCAAAAATTTCCTAACTGATCGACCAATAAACGTTTCCTATCCTCCCAATCAGGAGGAGTCTCAGGCCAATAATCATATAAATACTCTATAAGGTCCCGGAAAGACTGAGCTTCACGGTTAAGGACCTTTATCTGCCAAGGTATATCATTTAATCTGCCTCTATAGAAACTCTCATCTAGCCCCCCCCAACCCCAAAGAACCTTCAGCTTATATTTAAAGGTGCTTATCTCTGCAATCTTTGCTTCTGCTTCACGCTTCTCCGCACTTAGTGCTGCAATCTGCCTCGACGCTTCAGATAGAGACCACAACAAACGATTGAAGCATTCAATATGATATTGGACTCCATTTGTCAGGACTTTGCTACCACAACTGGAGCACCCGTCCCTACAAATTACACATATTTGATCACCCAACAGGTCAGTCATATTTTACTTAGATGTGAAGTGCCCCCGCTGAGGGGGGGGAGGGGGGGATGCGCGAAGTTCGGAGAGATCATTACTCTCACCTTCGTGATCTCCCGGGTTGCTGCGGGGGCGTTAACCGTGCTCGAAAGTGTTGAAGCCTCCACCGAAGCCAGCGGAGGTGCATTACGCTTAAAGATTTACCGTGGGAGTTTGATTTCCGAGGAAATCTTTTGAGCAAAATGTGGCTGACGGAATCTTGGGCACACCACAGTAACCTCTATGCAGATTCCCTCAAGGGCGCGCATGGCAACAGTGACGTACCGCCCCGGCTTGGTTTTTGGTAAGTAGAAGCTCTTGATGGTGTTGAAGCCCGACATTTGGACGGTTCTCTTATGTGTCTTTATCGAGCCCTTCGTGTACCCTCCCCTGCCGAGCTTGTGCTCAAGCATCAAGTCGTGCAGCTTACTAGCGTCCTCCGGCTTCTCGTTGATTGCAGGTCCGTTGAACACCTTGATAGCCACGAACTTGTCCCATTTCCCGTCACCGGTCCAGTATGTTGCAGTCTCAAGTACCGCGCCGCCTTTAGTTTCAGTGCTTACCCTAGTCGGGGTGGGCGATTGAAGCTCAATGCCTGACACGGGGAATTTGATGGTATGCTCACCGGCAAAGGCTGAGACGATGCCCCCAAGAGTGAGAACGATAGCGATGGCGACGGGGAGTACTATTTTCATGGGCTGCCAGACTACGCCGAAGGACCACACAAGGCAAGGTTAACGATACCACGTGTGGGATGCATGGTAAATATGGCTGAGCAAGAGCCAAACTCCGTTTAATCTAATAGCAATCGCAACATTACTGTACATAGCCCTACCCACAGCACCTACCCAGCGTTTTGCACTTTTTCGCCAGCAAACACACCAATCCCTTTACCTCGACGGGTGTAGAAGCCACGTAAACCGCCCCTACGGCTAGACAAACGAAGAAACCGATACAGGCATTTTCGGGGATCAGTAGCGTGGGTTGTGCTTGTTTGTTAGCATCGGTGTGCCAGTGGGTTGTGAACGTTTTGCAGGGGTGCTGTTGGCCGTCTGGAATCGGGATTTTGGTGTTTGTTTTGTGTTAGGTTGATTTTGGGGGGGCGTGAGTTGCATTCTTTTTGTCTGGCATAAACTAACATCTGATAAATTCTGGACAGGATTCCGATCCTCCTCATAATCAAAGGCCTCGAAACCCAAAAAAAGAGTTATCGATAATCTAAATACTGAATCGAATCAGGCGAGCCAACAAGATTGGCCGATCGAAAAAACCGTTCACGCCGACCGGATTGTCATCAAGATTGGCACCGGCGTGCTTACAGGTGATGATAGCGTGGTTCTGGATGAGCCCGCGTTTCTTGAAATCGCCCGGGCGGTTGCTCAACTTAAGAGCTTTGGCTTCAAGGTCATTCTGGTTTCCAGTGGTGCGGTTGGAGCGGGGGTCACTGAGTTTGGTTTGAAGAAGCGGCCGGACACGGTGGCCGAGACCCAGGCATTTGCTGCAATTGGTCAGTCCAATCTGTTGTCTCTCTACCGTCAGCACCTCAGTACGTGGGATCTTCACGTGGGGCAGATGTTGCTAACTTACTCGGATTTGAAGTCCGAGAAACGCAGGGCCCGTGTGATGCGCACGTTGGAAGCGTTGCTTGAGATGGACTCTGTGATTCCTATCATCAACGAGAACGACACGGTGGCTCCTGAGCATGAGAAGTTTGATGGTAATGACATTGTGGCTGCAAACATGGCGGCGCTTTGTGGTGCCAGCCGCTTGCTAATGCTGACGACTGTCGACGGATTGCTTGCGCGTAACGACGATGGCAGTCAGAAGCTGGTACGTGAGGTACACGACGTGGAGGAGGCCCTGGCATTGGTGGAGGAGTCCAAGGGGACGCTCTCGGTGGGGGGGATGGCGAGTAAGCTGGACGCGGTACAATTTGCGCTCAATCACGGGGTTGAGACGTTTATTGCCAATGGCAAGCATGCGAGCCAGATCCCGGCTTTGATCGCGGGGGACTATACCAAGCGGACGCGTTTCCAGCCGGACTTCGAGCCGGAAATGACCTCCGAAGAGCCGGCTATCACTGCATTGCCATAACAAGGACAATCGAACCAGCGAAAGAATACGATGAGTATCGAAACACAAATCACGGAAATGGCGCAGGCGGGGAAGCGTGCGTCGCGCCGGGTGGCCGCATTGGACACCGCGGAGAAGAACCAGATCCTCGAAGCGATTGCCGATGGGCTAGAGCGCTCCACGGCTGAGATTATTGAAGCGAATGCCAAGGATTTGGCGGCTGCCGAAGAGAATGGTCTGAGCTCGGCGATGATCGACCGGTTGACGCTCGATGACGGGCGGGTCAAAGCGATTGCCGACGCCGTGCGGCAGATTGTGAAGCTGGATGATCCGGTGGGTGCAGTGATCGACGAGTTTACTGGTGCGCAAGGGATTGAGATCCGCAAAGTGCGCTCACCAATTGGCGTGATCGGGATCATCTTTGAGAGTCGACCTAACGTGACGGTGGATGCTGCCGTGTTGTGCTTGAAGTCGGGCAATGCGACCATTCTTCGTGGTGGTCGGGAGGCGATTCATTCCAACACGGCACTGGCCAAGGTGATCAACGAGAGTGGATGCGCGGCAGGGTTGCCGGAGAATGCGATCCAGCTCATTCCTTTCACCGACCGTGCGGCGGTGCCTGCGTTGTGTCAGGCGGATGAGTCGGTTGATCTGATCATCCCCCGGGGAGGCCGCGGTTTGATCGAAGCGGTTATTTCCTGCTCGCGGGTGCCGGTGATCAAGCATTTGGACGGCATCTGTCACGTTTATGTGGC from Sulfuriroseicoccus oceanibius includes:
- a CDS encoding cadherin domain-containing protein, with amino-acid sequence MSVFRSAVRGIVSASVMASACSVGTLHASNDNDWWFMGPVGGKFQVQAGQPYVVVRAVDAGSPAEAAGLQVGDYIMGAYGRNFLTTGGSTAGYKGAPQGLAEAIERAEASDGQMELTVLRPGVGAVDLTVSLPVAGAFGAAYPLGSTKFDSIYQEAASEIHSHVTGSSDANMGYMTGFYGLVLIADPNWNDTTGAKPYRLSVDKLKDRCVTLINNAILVPAEETNMDGTPNDGSENDSDPNDNNYVGPGLENWDLSVSAMYLAEYRKKTGDTSVDAAVQRAADALANRIQTWQQPPYGGNNGPTKVGLMGHGGVVGDYPHIGYSGINIINAHAMAALAMLEQAGATVDDTKMQASWNWVKGTTTLNNGADDGNIGYAWQQGGYDSGGRTAGVAYAMSVYGGLNQSDQGVLTRMKDYLSRQWQRMQHTHAYTVGGNQFYQFVLPYLPDRDQRFIMENQRMFYHFHRKVDGTLGYFGGRENNGGDGYVNTYRVALTNVGIAQAVASGGLTTIAPLDNTRIHAEFQSPFLTWPTLDARKVELDTQSQAFTVDITDYQGTSLQPADYTATWTHVSGPGTATFTSANTPSTTVNFPQDGTYRIQLEVVKGSYTLTEPIDVVVDTSVDPIGYVLGKARQRIYTGISGLAVSDLTGSANYPDSPNATGTLTALDSSGIGDSLGQRISGYLVAPSSGAYTFYVAADDSAEFRLNSAGTDPAGASTICSVNSWVSQYNWTANASQTSSAVTLTEGQMYYYEVLHKEGGGGDHVAVAWTGPGIASPTVISGDVLAVADTVSIVAQPEAQTTTLGGSVSFDISVEGDGPFIYEWISGSTSFGVGSSSSLSLENVGAGHAGDYYCVVTYPGGSLTSATTTLTITDAGILAGGGLWRDQFDGIGGGAITDLTGNSNYPRFPSSGGVITNAESASGIADSYGARWTGWVRPDVTGTYYFYITSDDASQLWLSTDDQPANKVQIASVGGYTGARSWSSGGQSVAISLVAGERYYIEVLHKEGGGGDHCAVAWRKPGDAVPANGSAPIPSQYLEYFTGGVQGSSVTMPPTFGSTSYAMSVAENSGVGVSVGTVSATDAGGNTPLTYSITAGNTGSMFAIDSSTGEITTAGDPDYESLDSYSLTVRATNTLGESGQATVNVAVLNRLDGTGSWEVGVDEGTPVALKYATGLAGNTTASVDLSAISGDATYEFLVDAEDNGQAALNVLAANGWSLRFEQWNNTARLGITQSGVADWQFTAESGQSLVSPYGRQVHMVYVVDTTAGETRLYVDSVLVGRLNRTPNLANAAATLGDTGMRNDAEPGILGFAAYNSALDATEIQAHYDDWRGDVPNAAPVADDATFALDEQQVAGTVVGTVTASDTNAGDALTFAITSGDPAGDFVIDAVTGEITTAAELNYDLATQYVLGVTVTDINGLSDIATVTVNVNNLPGGVSDWELAVDAGATVLHKRTASVPGNSTVNVDLSAISGDATYEFVVDSVNYGQVWGNLLAANGWQLRNEQWNNTNELGATLSGNADWRLTAETGQSVATPYGRVAHITYVVDTTAGELRAYVDGVLVGRLSQQPNLSNAAAVLGSANVRNDSEPGILVFAAYNSALDAAEIAAHSDAWFGNEPANAAPTANDGSFSVAENQPAGTAVGTVSATDPNAGDVLSYAITAGNAGGEFAIDAATGAITTTAALDYEAASVYALTVTVTDSGALSDTAAITVTVTDENEAPVATGGSSSLPENVIAGSAVATVAVSDVDAGDSASFAITSGNTGGAFAVDAAGNITTATALDYETTSSYALVVTVTDNGGLTDTAALNVNVTNVNEAPVATDGSGSLAEDATVGSAVATVAVSDPDAGDSASFAITSGNTGGAFAIDTAGNITTATALDYETTSSYALVVTVTDGGGLTDTAAVNVSVTNVNEAPVASDGSGSVAEDATVGTAVATVAVSDPDAGDSASFAITSGNTGGAFAIDAVTGAITTAAALDYETTNSYTLGVSVTDGGGLTDTATVNVSVTNANESPVFASDPIVAADGTALVAYTGTLAGSASDPDAGDTLSFSKVSGPAWLSVATDGALSGTPAVSDAWLNSFTVEVSDGNGGTAQATLQITVAATSVVLFDDFEGYDVENPSDFSVGGTPTGNWTASNTASNATRIFDTPNYGGTRLWISNVDGSSITSSGATVAENTHYSLSAVLLTETATAGRTLNATYDVLVGQDAASATSIIGGPQAVVTNGDDWQTPDSKDDHVFTQSFQTGALNPGDQLFVRFTRVGTAVTGGWFGVDDVMVDTVGANSAPVANDATFAVAENEAAGAAVGTVTATDADTADTLSYAITAGNDGGEFAIDSATGEITTTAVFDYETAASYALTVTVTDGSAATDTAAVTVNVTDVNEAPVAEDNSGSLAEDATVGAAVATVAASDVDAGSVLSYAITAGNESGAFAIDAGTGAITTAAALDFETTPSYALTVTVTDNGTPALSDTAAVAVTVTNVNEAPVANDGSGSVDENVSVGTVVATATSSDVDAGDTLSYAITAGNTGGAFAIDSNSGVITTAGAIDYEAVSSYALTVTVTDAGGLSDTAVVNVSVNDINEVTAPVVATGVASAVTQTSADVAYTISDDGGDAPAVTVYYGETDGGQVAGNWSNSIAQGNQAAGSYNAALTGLTAGTTYYFTVQASNSAGTVWGSSGSFTTEADTSPKLVRTTVSAVSSSTWTTVDLGQSYNSAVIVATPIYPNISTPPVVTRIRNVSGSSFDLKIDRADGLTGEVTIDVSVIAVEEGVYTQATDGVTMEAVKYTSTVTAENNSWVAEARAYQNSYTNPVVVGQVMSANDANWSVFWSMGSSRQNPVDASNLNVGKHVGEDPNATRADETIGYIVIESGNGTINGVAYEAGLGADNVRGFDNSSAPYTYDLSGTLGSASAAALSISGMDGGDGAWAVLSGANPITPTVLGLHALEDQMGDSDQRHTTTQVGYLVFE
- a CDS encoding glutamate-5-semialdehyde dehydrogenase — translated: MSIETQITEMAQAGKRASRRVAALDTAEKNQILEAIADGLERSTAEIIEANAKDLAAAEENGLSSAMIDRLTLDDGRVKAIADAVRQIVKLDDPVGAVIDEFTGAQGIEIRKVRSPIGVIGIIFESRPNVTVDAAVLCLKSGNATILRGGREAIHSNTALAKVINESGCAAGLPENAIQLIPFTDRAAVPALCQADESVDLIIPRGGRGLIEAVISCSRVPVIKHLDGICHVYVAASADPEMAKSIALNAKVQRPGVCNAMETLLVDRGSADQLPGIAAALHAAGVELRVDPEAADAIGDAAPTVAATEDDWHTEYLDLVLSVKVVDGVDAAIDHINHYGSGHSDGIVSGDAGEVKLFLAGVDSSTVYHNASTRFTDGEMFGFGAEIGISTDKLHARGPMALPELTTYKYEVHGTGQVRG
- a CDS encoding HNH endonuclease; the encoded protein is MTDLLGDQICVICRDGCSSCGSKVLTNGVQYHIECFNRLLWSLSEASRQIAALSAEKREAEAKIAEISTFKYKLKVLWGWGGLDESFYRGRLNDIPWQIKVLNREAQSFRDLIEYLYDYWPETPPDWEDRKRLLVDQLGNFCQKCMKVNVEKHVHHTVPVSRGGSHRLDNLEYLCVRCHSQAHGGRDVSTGGKYIPPVNRPAFSDRLELITYAVSESLVIAFSYSKRDGTRSKRSIKPTGLKQVGYSLCVEGYCYLRRADRVFAIKRMERVKIVE
- the proB gene encoding glutamate 5-kinase, coding for MKIGTGVLTGDDSVVLDEPAFLEIARAVAQLKSFGFKVILVSSGAVGAGVTEFGLKKRPDTVAETQAFAAIGQSNLLSLYRQHLSTWDLHVGQMLLTYSDLKSEKRRARVMRTLEALLEMDSVIPIINENDTVAPEHEKFDGNDIVAANMAALCGASRLLMLTTVDGLLARNDDGSQKLVREVHDVEEALALVEESKGTLSVGGMASKLDAVQFALNHGVETFIANGKHASQIPALIAGDYTKRTRFQPDFEPEMTSEEPAITALP